A stretch of DNA from Micromonospora sp. WMMD1155:
TGCACGACGGCCGGCACCTGCTGGGTGTTCCGTGCCACTGACGGCCACCGCCGCCCCCTCGTTCGTCACCGTTCTCGTCCGTGGTCTGCTCGCCGGCCTGATCGCCGGCCTGATCGCCGGGGCGTTCGCCTATGTCGTCGGTGAGCCGCACGTCGAGGCGGCCATCGCGATCGAGGAGGCGGCGTCGGCGCATGCCGAGCCGGGGGCCGACGCACACGATCACGAGGATGCCCTGGTCGGCCGCACCGGCCAGCGCGGCGGCCTGTTCCTGGCCACCGGCCTGTTCGGTGCCGCGATGGGTGGCCTGCTGGCCACCGCGTACGTCGTGCTGGCGCGCCGTCGGCGGATCCACGACGACGGACGGTCGGGTTTGCTGCTGGCCGGCGCGGCGCTGCTCGGCGCGGTGCTCGTGCCGTTCCTCAAGTACCCGGCGAACCCGCCGGCGGTCGGCGACCCGGCCACCATCAACCAACGCACCGTGACCTACCTGCTGATGGTGGTGCTCGGTCTGGTCGCCGTGTGGGCGGGCTCGCTGGGCTACCGATCGGTGGGGGCCCAGGCACCGCTGTGGCAGCGCGCCGCTGCGGGCGTCGGCGGATTCCTGCTGGTCAGCGTGGTGTCCTACGTGGTGCTTCCGTCGTTCCAGGAGGTCCCCGCCGACTTCCCCGCGACGCTGCTGTGGGACTTCCGGCTGGCCTCCCTCGGCACCCAGGTGGTGCTCTGGACCGGGATCGGACTGCTGTTCGCGGCCCTGATGCACCACGAGCGGCGTCGCCGGATCGCGGCAACACCCTCCAGCGCGTGACGGCGACCAGCCTCCGGCTGGTCGCCCACGCGCACACCACCGCCCTTCGCCGGGCCCACTTCGGTGGGTCCGGCGAGGGCTTGGACGAGGGTGGCCGGCGTGCCGCCCTCGCCCAGGCGCAGGCTCGACGGTCGTTCCCGGGCGTCGACGACGTCTGCGTGTGCAGTCCGGCGGTGGCGGCCGTCCAGACCGCCGAGGCACTCGAGCTGTCGCCCCGCCTCGAAGCGGCGTTGGCGGACTGTGACCACGGCGACTGGGCCGGGCGGTCGATCGAGGAGATCGCCGTCGAGCAGCCGCACGCGCTGCACGAGTGGATGTCCGAACCGGAGTCCGCTCCACACGGCGGCGAGTCCGTCGCCGCGGTGCGGGACCGGGTCGGTCGCTGGTTGGACGGGCAACGAGGCGCCGAGCGGCGGATCACCGCGATCGCGCACCCGCTGGTGATCCGGGTTGCGGTCGTGCACGCCCTGGACCTGCCGTTGCCGACGTACCGGCAGGTGGACGTCGAGCCGCTGGCGGTGGTTCGGCTCACCGGCCGTGGGGCGCGGTGGCATCTCCGACTGAGCCCACCGGCAGGCTGATCACGCCGAAACGATCGTGGGCGGGCCGTTCTTCCGGCCCGCCCACGATCGTCGCTGCTACCCGGCGGC
This window harbors:
- a CDS encoding CbtA family protein; the encoded protein is MPLTATAAPSFVTVLVRGLLAGLIAGLIAGAFAYVVGEPHVEAAIAIEEAASAHAEPGADAHDHEDALVGRTGQRGGLFLATGLFGAAMGGLLATAYVVLARRRRIHDDGRSGLLLAGAALLGAVLVPFLKYPANPPAVGDPATINQRTVTYLLMVVLGLVAVWAGSLGYRSVGAQAPLWQRAAAGVGGFLLVSVVSYVVLPSFQEVPADFPATLLWDFRLASLGTQVVLWTGIGLLFAALMHHERRRRIAATPSSA
- a CDS encoding histidine phosphatase family protein, with product MTATSLRLVAHAHTTALRRAHFGGSGEGLDEGGRRAALAQAQARRSFPGVDDVCVCSPAVAAVQTAEALELSPRLEAALADCDHGDWAGRSIEEIAVEQPHALHEWMSEPESAPHGGESVAAVRDRVGRWLDGQRGAERRITAIAHPLVIRVAVVHALDLPLPTYRQVDVEPLAVVRLTGRGARWHLRLSPPAG